Sequence from the Suncus etruscus isolate mSunEtr1 chromosome 1, mSunEtr1.pri.cur, whole genome shotgun sequence genome:
CTGCAGAGAAGATGGGATTGGAGGGGtggccctgaacactgcagagcTAGAGCTACCCATGCCAGGACCCCAACCCCCAAGGCTACTTCCGCCTTACTTCCTCAAATTCATATTCCAGTGTTCTGACCTGGGAAATCCACTGAGTGAAAGAATCTCCTCTTTTTTCCAATTAGGCCATGTGGAACCAGGAGaaaatgacttggaaacagcTCTGCGGGAGACCAAGGAAGAAGCAGGCATAGAAGCAGGCCAGCTGACCATCATTGAAGGATTTAGAAAGGAGCTCAATTACGTGGCCTGGGGGAAACCTAAAACTGTCATCTACTGGCTGGCAGAGGTGAAGGATTATGACGTGGAGATCCACCTCTCCCATGAACACCAGGCCTACCATTGGCTGGGTCTAGCCGAAGCCTGCCAACTGGTCCAGTTTGAGGACATGAAGACAACACTCCAAGAGGGACACCAGTTTCTCTGCTCCACTGCAGCCTG
This genomic interval carries:
- the NUDT2 gene encoding bis(5'-nucleosyl)-tetraphosphatase [asymmetrical] → MALRACGLIIFRRCQVPKVDNSAIEFLLLQASNGINHWTPPKGHVEPGENDLETALRETKEEAGIEAGQLTIIEGFRKELNYVAWGKPKTVIYWLAEVKDYDVEIHLSHEHQAYHWLGLAEACQLVQFEDMKTTLQEGHQFLCSTAA